Proteins from a genomic interval of Panthera tigris isolate Pti1 chromosome A2, P.tigris_Pti1_mat1.1, whole genome shotgun sequence:
- the PHF7 gene encoding PHD finger protein 7 isoform X1 — protein MKTIKEKKKERQRLRKSAKTRRVTQRKPSSGPVCRLCLREPGDPEKLGEFLQKDNLSVHYFCLILSSKLPQRGQSNRGFHGFLPEDIKKEAARASRKICFVCKKKGAAINCQKDQCVRNFHLPCGQERGCLSQFFGEYKSFCGKHRPTQDIQQGKAGEESCVLCCEDLSQASVENIQSPCCSQTVYHRKCIQKYAHTSAKHFFKCPQCNNREEFPQEMLRMGIHIPDRDAAWELEPGAFSELYQRYQHCDAPICLYEQGRDSFEDEGRWRLILCATCGSHGTHRDCSSLRANSKKWECEECAPSAEATDHTLENSGAVPCCSSTFHSGGHFCRDTSLEENPGPSCTDWPGPYLLEKPESSGGRRGHSWQSKGVKITKSGKKSK, from the exons ATGAAgactattaaagaaaagaagaaggaacgTCAAAGACTGAG AAAATCTGCCAAGACAAGGAGGGTAACCCAAAGGAAGCCGTCTTCAGGGCCTG TTTGCCGGCTATGCCTTCGAGAACCTGGGGATCCCGAAAAACTGGGGGAATTTCTTCAGAAAGACAATCTCAGCGTGCATTATTTTTGTCTT ATCCTATCTAGCAAGCTGCCTCAGAGAGGCCAGTCCAACAGAGGTTTCCATGGATTTTTGCCGGAAGACATCAAAAAGGAGGCAGCCCGGGCTTCTAGGAAG ATCTGCTTTGTGTGCAAGAAAAAGGGAGCTGCCATCAACTGCCAGAAGGATCAATGTGTCAGAAACTTCCATCTTCCTTGTGGCCAAGAAAGGGGTTGCCTTTCACAATTTTTTGGAGAGTACAA ATCATTTTGTGGAAAACATCGCCCAACACAGGACATCcagcaggggaaggcaggggaggaaagCTGTGTCTTATGTTGTGAAGACTTATCCCAAGCAAGTGTCGAAAACATCCAGAGTCCATGTTGTAGTCAAACTGTCTACCACCGCAAGTGCATACAG AAATATGCCCACACATCAGCAAAGCATTTCTTCAAATGTCCACAGTGTAACAATCGAGAAGAGTTTCCTCAAGAAATGCTAAGAATGGGAATTCATATTCCAGACAG AGATGCTGCCTGGGAACTCGAGCCAGGGGCTTTCTCGGAGTTGTATCAGCGCTACCAACATTGTGATGCCCCCATCTGTCTGTATGAACAAGGCAGAGACAGCTTTGAGGACGAAGG GAGATGGCGCCTCATTCTGTGTGCTACATGCGGATCCCACGGAACTCATAGAGACTGCTCTTCTCTTAGAGCCAACAGTAAGAAATGGGAGTGTGAAGAGTGTGCACCTTCTGCTGAAGCCACAG ACCACACACTTGAAAACTCAGGTGCCGTCCCTTGCTGCAGCAGCACCTTCCACTCCGGGGGGCATTTCTGCAGAGACACCAGCCTAGAAGAGAACCCAGGCCCTTCTTGTACTGATTGGCCAGGACCTTACTTACTAGAAAAACCAGAGTCCTCTGGTGGCAGGAGGGGCCACTCCTGGCAGTCCAAGGGTGTCAAAATCACTAAGAGCGGCAAAAAATCCAAGTAA
- the BAP1 gene encoding ubiquitin carboxyl-terminal hydrolase BAP1 isoform X2, producing MPGLIPNSCATHALLSVLLNCSNVDLGPTLSRMKDFTKGFSPESKGYAIGNAPELAKAHNSHARPEPRHLPEKQNGLSAVRTMEAFHFVSYVPITGRLFELDGLKVYPIDHGPWGEDEEWTDKARRVIMERIGLATAGEPYHDIRFNLMAVVPDRRIKYEARLHVLKVNRQTVLEALQQLIRVTQPELIQTHKSQEPQLPEESKPASSKSPLALEAGRAPAASEGTHTDGVEDVAGSCPQAPSHSPPSKPKLVVKPPGSSLNGVPPNPTPIVQRLPAFLDNHNYAKSPMQEEEDLAAGVGRSRAPVRPPQQYSDDEDDYEDDEDDDVQNTNSAIRYKRKGPGKPGPLSGSGDGQLSVLQPNTINVLAEKLKESQKDLSIPLSIKTSSGAASPAVAVPTHPQPSPTPSNESTDTASEIGSAFNSPLRSPIRSANPTRPSSPVTSHISKVLFGEDDSLLRVDCIRYNRAVRDLGPIISTGLLHLAEDGVLSPLALTECGKGSSPCSRPSQGSQGSSSPEEKEVVESADGREKPGLARPGEPLSGEKYSPKELLALLKCVEAEIANYEACLKEEVEKRKKFKIDDQRRTHNYDEFICTFISMLAQEGMLANLVEQNISVRRRQGVSIGRLHKQRKPDRRKRSRPYKAKRQ from the exons ATGCCAGGG CTGATCCCCAACTCTTGTGCCACTCATGCCCTGCTGAGCGTGCTCCTGAACTGCAGCAATGTGGACCTGGGTCCCACCCTGAGTCGCATGAAGGATTTCACCAAAGGCTTCAGCCCTGAG agcAAAGGATATGCGATTGGCAATGCCCCAGAGTTGGCCAAAGCACATAATAGCCATGCCAG GCCTGAGCCACGCCACCTCCCTGAGAAGCAGAATGGCCTCAGTGCAGTGCGGACCATGGAGGCATTCCACTTTGTCAGCTATGTGCCTATCACAGGCCGGCTTTTTGAGCTGGATGGGCTGAAGGTCTACCCCATTGACCATG GGCCCTGGGGGGAGGATGAGGAGTGGACAGACAAGGCCCGGCGGGTCATCATGGAGCGTATCGGCCTCGCCACCGCAGG GGAGCCCTACCATGACATCCGCTTCAACCTGATGGCGGTGGTGCCCGACCGCAGGATCAAGTATGAGGCCAGGCTGCATGTGCTAAAGGTGAACCGTCAGACAGTACTGGAGGCCCTGCAGCAG CTGATTAGGGTGACGCAGCCAGAGCTGATTCAGACCCACAAGTCTCAAGAGCCACAGCTGCCTGAGGAGTCCAAACCAGCCAGCAGCAAGTCCCCTCTGGCgctggaggcaggcagggccccAGCAGCCTCTGAGGGCACTCACACAG ATGGTGTGGAGGACGTGGCTGGTTCATGCCCCCAGGCCCCAAGCCACAGCCCTCCCAGCAAACCTAAGCTGGTGGTGAAGCCTCCAGGGAGCAGCCTCAACGGGGTTCCTCCCAACCCCACTCCCATTGTTCAGCGGCTGCCGGCCTTTCTGGACAATCACAACTATGCCAAGTCCCCCATGCAG GAGGAGGAAGACCTGGCAGCAGGTGTGGGCCGCAGCCGAGCTCCAGTCCGCCCGCCCCAGCAGTACTCGGATGATGAGGACGACTACGAGGATGATGAGGACGACGATGTGCAGAACACCAACTCTGCCATCAG GTACAAGCGAAAGGGGCCAGGGAAGCCAGGACCACTGAGCGGCTCTGGGGATGGGCAGCTGTCAGTGCTGCAGCCCAACACCATCAATGTCTTGGCCGAAAAGCTCAAAGAGTCCCAGAAAGACCTCTCAATTCCTCTGTCCATCAAGACCAGCAGCGGGGCCGCGAGCCCAGCCGTGGCGGTTCCTACACACCCGCAGCCCTCGCCCACCCCCAGCAACGAGAGCACGGACACAGCCTCTGAGATTGGCAGTGCTTTCAACTCGCCTCTGCGGTCGCCCATTCGCTCAGCTAACCCGACGCGGCCCTCCAGCCCTGTCACCTCCCACATCTCCAAGGTGCTTTTTGGAGAGGATGACAGCCTGCTGCGTGTTGACTGCATCCGCTACAATCGTGCTGTGCGAGACCTGGGTCCTATCATCAGCACGGGCCTGCTGCATCTTGCTGAGGATGGTGTGCTGAGTCCTCTGGCACTGACAG AGTGTGGGAAGGGTTCCTCGCCCTGCAGCAGACCAAGCCAAGGCAGCCAGGGCTCCAGCAGCCCCGAAGAGAAGGAGGTGGTGGAATCTGCAGACGGCAGAGAGAAGCCTGGGTTGGCCAGGCCCGGTGAGCCCTTGAGCGGGGAGAAGTACTCACCCAAG GAGCTGCTGGCACTGTTGAAGTGTGTGGAAGCAGAGATCGCAAACTATGAGGCCTGCCTCAAGGAGGaagtggagaagaggaagaagttcAAG ATTGACGACCAGAGAAGGACGCACAACTACGATGAGTTCATCTGTACCTTCATCTCCATGCTGGCCCAGGAAG GCATGCTGGCCAACCTGGTGGAACAGAACATCTCGGTGCGGCGGCGCCAAGGGGTCAGCATCGGCCGGCTCCACAAGCAGCGGAAACCTGACCGGCGGAAACGCTCGCGCCCTTACAAGGCCAAGCGCCAGTGA
- the BAP1 gene encoding ubiquitin carboxyl-terminal hydrolase BAP1 isoform X1, whose amino-acid sequence MNKGWLELESDPGLFTLLVEDFGVKGVQVEEIYDLQSKCQGPVYGFIFLFKWIEERRSRRKVSTLVDDTSVIDDDIVNNMFFAHQLIPNSCATHALLSVLLNCSNVDLGPTLSRMKDFTKGFSPESKGYAIGNAPELAKAHNSHARPEPRHLPEKQNGLSAVRTMEAFHFVSYVPITGRLFELDGLKVYPIDHGPWGEDEEWTDKARRVIMERIGLATAGEPYHDIRFNLMAVVPDRRIKYEARLHVLKVNRQTVLEALQQLIRVTQPELIQTHKSQEPQLPEESKPASSKSPLALEAGRAPAASEGTHTDGVEDVAGSCPQAPSHSPPSKPKLVVKPPGSSLNGVPPNPTPIVQRLPAFLDNHNYAKSPMQEEEDLAAGVGRSRAPVRPPQQYSDDEDDYEDDEDDDVQNTNSAIRYKRKGPGKPGPLSGSGDGQLSVLQPNTINVLAEKLKESQKDLSIPLSIKTSSGAASPAVAVPTHPQPSPTPSNESTDTASEIGSAFNSPLRSPIRSANPTRPSSPVTSHISKVLFGEDDSLLRVDCIRYNRAVRDLGPIISTGLLHLAEDGVLSPLALTECGKGSSPCSRPSQGSQGSSSPEEKEVVESADGREKPGLARPGEPLSGEKYSPKELLALLKCVEAEIANYEACLKEEVEKRKKFKIDDQRRTHNYDEFICTFISMLAQEGMLANLVEQNISVRRRQGVSIGRLHKQRKPDRRKRSRPYKAKRQ is encoded by the exons ATGAATAAGGGCTGGCTGGAGCTGGAGAGCGACCCTG GCCTCTTCACCCTCCTGGTGGAAGATTTCG GTGTCAAAGGGGTGCAGGTGGAAGAGATCTATGACCTTCAGAGCAAATGCCAGGG CCCAGTGTATGGATTCATCTTCCTGTTCAAATGGATCGAAGAGCGCCGATCCCGTCGCAAGGTCTCTACCTTGGTGGATGATACGTCTGTGATTGATGATGATATTGTGAATAACATGTTCTTTGCCCATCAG CTGATCCCCAACTCTTGTGCCACTCATGCCCTGCTGAGCGTGCTCCTGAACTGCAGCAATGTGGACCTGGGTCCCACCCTGAGTCGCATGAAGGATTTCACCAAAGGCTTCAGCCCTGAG agcAAAGGATATGCGATTGGCAATGCCCCAGAGTTGGCCAAAGCACATAATAGCCATGCCAG GCCTGAGCCACGCCACCTCCCTGAGAAGCAGAATGGCCTCAGTGCAGTGCGGACCATGGAGGCATTCCACTTTGTCAGCTATGTGCCTATCACAGGCCGGCTTTTTGAGCTGGATGGGCTGAAGGTCTACCCCATTGACCATG GGCCCTGGGGGGAGGATGAGGAGTGGACAGACAAGGCCCGGCGGGTCATCATGGAGCGTATCGGCCTCGCCACCGCAGG GGAGCCCTACCATGACATCCGCTTCAACCTGATGGCGGTGGTGCCCGACCGCAGGATCAAGTATGAGGCCAGGCTGCATGTGCTAAAGGTGAACCGTCAGACAGTACTGGAGGCCCTGCAGCAG CTGATTAGGGTGACGCAGCCAGAGCTGATTCAGACCCACAAGTCTCAAGAGCCACAGCTGCCTGAGGAGTCCAAACCAGCCAGCAGCAAGTCCCCTCTGGCgctggaggcaggcagggccccAGCAGCCTCTGAGGGCACTCACACAG ATGGTGTGGAGGACGTGGCTGGTTCATGCCCCCAGGCCCCAAGCCACAGCCCTCCCAGCAAACCTAAGCTGGTGGTGAAGCCTCCAGGGAGCAGCCTCAACGGGGTTCCTCCCAACCCCACTCCCATTGTTCAGCGGCTGCCGGCCTTTCTGGACAATCACAACTATGCCAAGTCCCCCATGCAG GAGGAGGAAGACCTGGCAGCAGGTGTGGGCCGCAGCCGAGCTCCAGTCCGCCCGCCCCAGCAGTACTCGGATGATGAGGACGACTACGAGGATGATGAGGACGACGATGTGCAGAACACCAACTCTGCCATCAG GTACAAGCGAAAGGGGCCAGGGAAGCCAGGACCACTGAGCGGCTCTGGGGATGGGCAGCTGTCAGTGCTGCAGCCCAACACCATCAATGTCTTGGCCGAAAAGCTCAAAGAGTCCCAGAAAGACCTCTCAATTCCTCTGTCCATCAAGACCAGCAGCGGGGCCGCGAGCCCAGCCGTGGCGGTTCCTACACACCCGCAGCCCTCGCCCACCCCCAGCAACGAGAGCACGGACACAGCCTCTGAGATTGGCAGTGCTTTCAACTCGCCTCTGCGGTCGCCCATTCGCTCAGCTAACCCGACGCGGCCCTCCAGCCCTGTCACCTCCCACATCTCCAAGGTGCTTTTTGGAGAGGATGACAGCCTGCTGCGTGTTGACTGCATCCGCTACAATCGTGCTGTGCGAGACCTGGGTCCTATCATCAGCACGGGCCTGCTGCATCTTGCTGAGGATGGTGTGCTGAGTCCTCTGGCACTGACAG AGTGTGGGAAGGGTTCCTCGCCCTGCAGCAGACCAAGCCAAGGCAGCCAGGGCTCCAGCAGCCCCGAAGAGAAGGAGGTGGTGGAATCTGCAGACGGCAGAGAGAAGCCTGGGTTGGCCAGGCCCGGTGAGCCCTTGAGCGGGGAGAAGTACTCACCCAAG GAGCTGCTGGCACTGTTGAAGTGTGTGGAAGCAGAGATCGCAAACTATGAGGCCTGCCTCAAGGAGGaagtggagaagaggaagaagttcAAG ATTGACGACCAGAGAAGGACGCACAACTACGATGAGTTCATCTGTACCTTCATCTCCATGCTGGCCCAGGAAG GCATGCTGGCCAACCTGGTGGAACAGAACATCTCGGTGCGGCGGCGCCAAGGGGTCAGCATCGGCCGGCTCCACAAGCAGCGGAAACCTGACCGGCGGAAACGCTCGCGCCCTTACAAGGCCAAGCGCCAGTGA
- the PHF7 gene encoding PHD finger protein 7 isoform X2, which produces MKTIKEKKKERQRLRKSAKTRRVTQRKPSSGPVCRLCLREPGDPEKLGEFLQKDNLSVHYFCLILSSKLPQRGQSNRGFHGFLPEDIKKEAARASRKICFVCKKKGAAINCQKDQCVRNFHLPCGQERGCLSQFFGEYKSFCGKHRPTQDIQQGKAGEESCVLCCEDLSQASVENIQSPCCSQTVYHRKCIQKYAHTSAKHFFKCPQCNNREEFPQEMLRMGIHIPDRDAAWELEPGAFSELYQRYQHCDAPICLYEQGRDSFEDEGRWRLILCATCGSHGTHRDCSSLRANSKKWECEECAPSAEATGSHPGYHIALSRHVSLGSSWL; this is translated from the exons ATGAAgactattaaagaaaagaagaaggaacgTCAAAGACTGAG AAAATCTGCCAAGACAAGGAGGGTAACCCAAAGGAAGCCGTCTTCAGGGCCTG TTTGCCGGCTATGCCTTCGAGAACCTGGGGATCCCGAAAAACTGGGGGAATTTCTTCAGAAAGACAATCTCAGCGTGCATTATTTTTGTCTT ATCCTATCTAGCAAGCTGCCTCAGAGAGGCCAGTCCAACAGAGGTTTCCATGGATTTTTGCCGGAAGACATCAAAAAGGAGGCAGCCCGGGCTTCTAGGAAG ATCTGCTTTGTGTGCAAGAAAAAGGGAGCTGCCATCAACTGCCAGAAGGATCAATGTGTCAGAAACTTCCATCTTCCTTGTGGCCAAGAAAGGGGTTGCCTTTCACAATTTTTTGGAGAGTACAA ATCATTTTGTGGAAAACATCGCCCAACACAGGACATCcagcaggggaaggcaggggaggaaagCTGTGTCTTATGTTGTGAAGACTTATCCCAAGCAAGTGTCGAAAACATCCAGAGTCCATGTTGTAGTCAAACTGTCTACCACCGCAAGTGCATACAG AAATATGCCCACACATCAGCAAAGCATTTCTTCAAATGTCCACAGTGTAACAATCGAGAAGAGTTTCCTCAAGAAATGCTAAGAATGGGAATTCATATTCCAGACAG AGATGCTGCCTGGGAACTCGAGCCAGGGGCTTTCTCGGAGTTGTATCAGCGCTACCAACATTGTGATGCCCCCATCTGTCTGTATGAACAAGGCAGAGACAGCTTTGAGGACGAAGG GAGATGGCGCCTCATTCTGTGTGCTACATGCGGATCCCACGGAACTCATAGAGACTGCTCTTCTCTTAGAGCCAACAGTAAGAAATGGGAGTGTGAAGAGTGTGCACCTTCTGCTGAAGCCACAG